In Thermobaculum terrenum ATCC BAA-798, the DNA window GAGTTCAGGAGAGACCAGGGCATAGACCTGAGGCAGGACCGCATGGCCCTGCAGAGGCTGAAGGAGGCCGCTGAGAGGGCCAAGATCGAGCTGTCTACAACCCAGCAGACGGAGATCAACCTGCCGTTCATCACGGCGGATGCCTCTGGCCCCAAGCACCTGATCATAACGCTGACTAGGTCGAAGCTCGAGCAGCTGGTCGGCGACCTGGTGGAGCGCACTATCCCGCCGATGGAGCAGGCGCTGAAGGACGCCGGCTACTCCAAGTCGGACATAGACGAGGTGCTGCTTGTCGGTGGCCAGACCAGGATGCCTCTGGTCCAGGAGACGGTCCGCAAGTTCTTTGGCAAGGAGCCTCACAAGGGCATCAACCCTGATGAGGTGGTGGCCATAGGTGCGGCGATCCAGGCGGGTGTGCTGTCCGGAGAGGTGAAGGACGTCCTGCTGCTGGACGTTACGCCGCTGACCCTGTCCATCGAGACGCTGGGTGGGGTGGCCACACCGCTGATCCCACGCAACACGACCATCCCGACCCGCAGGAGCCAGGTGTTCACGACCGCGGCGGACAACCAGACGCAGGTCGAGATCCACGTCGTGCAGGGCGAGAGGCCCATGGCTTCCGAGAACAAGACTCTGGCGAGGTTCATCCTCGACGGCATACCGCCTGCACCCAGGGGAGTGCCGCAGATAGAGGTGACCTTCGATATAGACGCCAACGGCATACTCAACGTCTCGGCCAAGGACCTGGCGACCGGTCGTGAGCAGAAGGTGACGATCACCGCCTCCAGCGGCCTGTCGAAGGAGGAGGTGGAGCGGCTGGTGCGCGAGGCCGAGCAGCACCGCGCCGAGGACCAGAGGCGCAAGGAGCTGGTGGAGGCCCGCAACATCGCCGACTCGCTGATCTACCAGACCGAGAAGGTGCTGCGCGAGCACGGCGATCGGATCAACGAGAGCCTGAAGTCGGACATCCAGCGCAAGATCGAGGACCTGCGCCAGGCGATGGCCGGCGAGGACATCGGGCGGATAAGAACCGCCACGGACGAACTGGCCAGGGCCAGCCAGCAGATCGGCGCACAGATGTATGGCCAGCAGGCGACGGGTACCTACGGGCCGGAGCCTGGCGGCCAGCAGGGGCCACAGGGCGGCCAGGGCAAGGGCCCTGATGACGGCACCATAGAGGGCGAGTTCAGAGAGGTCTAAGCCTCGCTGGTGTGGCCGGAGTCGGTTTGTGCTCCGGCCACACTGCTTTTTGACACCTGTCGACGCATTAGGTAAGTTGTTAGTTGATAGCATTACTTAGAGTTGAGTGCTTATGGACAGCAGAACTAAGAGGGACTATTACGAGATCCTTGGAGTACCTCGCAACGCGTCCGAGGAGGAGATACGCCGTGCATACAGGCGTCTGGCACGGCAGTATCACCCCGACGTGAACAAGGAGCCCGATGCTGAGGCCAAGTTCAAGGAGATCAACGAGGCCTACCAGGTGCTGAGCGATGCCGAGAAGCGCGCCATGTACGACCGGTTCGGCCACGAGGGCGTGGGCAACGGCGGCTTCGGCAGCTACGACTTCACCGGCAGCCCGTTCGGCTTCGGCATCGAGACCATATTTGAGAACCTCTTTGGTGCATCCACGAGGCGGACGAGGAGCCCGCGCAAGGGCAACGACCTGCGCTACAGGCTGACGCTGACCTTCGAGGAGGCCGTGTTCGGCACCACCAAGGAGATAGAGATCACCAGGCGCACGGTCTGCCCGAGGTGTCAGGGCACGAGGGCAGAGCCGGGGAGCTCGCCATCCCGATGCCCCACCTGTGGTGGATCAGGTGAGGTGAGGAGGATGCAGAGCACCCTTATAGGGCAGTTCGTGACGGTGACGCAGTGCAACACGTGCCAGGGCGAGGGCGTGGTGATCACCAACCCGTGCCGTGAGTGCCGGGGCCAGGGCTGGGTGACCGCCCCACGCAGGCTGGAGGTGAGGGTGCCTGCGGGCATCGACGAGAGCTTCCACCTGAGGCTGTCGGGCGAGGGAGAGCCGGGAGATCCTGGGGCACCGAGCGGCGACCTGTTCATAGAGTTCGACATCAAGCCGCACCCGCTGTTCAGGCGCGTCGGCAGGGATATACACCTGGAGATGCCCATAAACATCGTGCAGGCGGCGCTGGGCGACACCATAGACATCCCGACGCTGGAGGGCACGGCCGAGGTGAGGGTTGAGCCCGGCACGCAGACCGGCGACACGATAAGGCTGCGCGGCAAGGGCGTGCCCAGCCTGCGGGGCAGCGGTCGCGGCGACCAGGTGGTCACCTTCAGGGTGGTCGTACCCCGCCACCTGAACGAGAAGCAGAAGCAGCTCCTGAGGCAGCTGGGCGACACCCTCGAGAAGCCTCAGCCCGAGCAGGGCGAGAAGGGCTTCTTCGACAGGCTCAGGGAGTCGCTGGGGCTGTGATCACGGACTCCTTGCCCCTGCCCGTCCCCTAGATCATGCTCAGGCCATTCTCCCTGGGCGTCCTCCTTGCCAGCTGAGTCAGCTTCCATATCCTGTACTTGGCTGCGCGGTTGGGGTCCAGGGAGAAGAACAGCTTCCCCTTACACATCTCGACCTTCATGACCCCCTGCAGCTCGAGGTTGCATTGTCCCTGTTCGTTGGGAGTGCGATGCACGTTCACTCTGTGCTTGCAGAACCTGCACTCTTCGTAGATGCACAACGCCTCGTGCGACATCTGACCAGAATCCTCTCTGGATTCCCTGTGCTTTACCACACCTGTACCTCCTGCTACAAGACCTGCGATACCCCTACATCCCCTGCGTGGGCGGAAACTCATCCCCTATTCCATAACTCAACAGCAACCTGGAAGGTTATACAACAACACATGGGCATATTTATGTCTATCCGTTGTTAATAACAACGTAAGGCCCCTTCAAGGTTGCACGCAACCACACGATTGTAAATATCGCATATAATTTGCCAAGCGTGGCAGCCACACAAAGGGGCATAATGTTTGCTACGAATACATGTGACGGGTAGAATTTAGTGAGGTATAGATGGTTACAGCTGACTCTACGCAGATACAACCGGAGACACTGGCGAGAGAACTGGTTGATGTAGCCTCTGAGAGGAAGGCATCGGACATCGTGCTGCTGGACCTCAGGGGCGTATCTATCATTGCTGATTTCTTCGTGATCTGCAGCGGCAGCTCCGAGAGGCAGATCAACGCTCTGTCTCAGGCCCTGGTAGAGAGGGCCGACGAGATGGGCGTGCCCACCAGAAGGATAGAAGGCAGCAGCGCCTCTGGCTGGGTGCTGATAGACTTCCTGGACGTGATGGTGCACATCTTTGCTCCAGAGCAGAGGGCGTTCTACAAGCTCGATGAGCTCTGGAAGGAGGCGAAGCCTCTGCTGCTCATCCAATAACCTGGAGGAAGGAATGTCGACAACTACAGGACGTAACCTGTTCATATTCGGCGCAGTCATAGGCGCCATAGGAGGCCTCGTACTTGGATCAATCGCCACGTACGAGCTGGGCGATTACGTCACCCAGCTCGTGCGAAGGCTCTTCAGGGCGATCACCCGCAAGCA includes these proteins:
- the dnaK gene encoding molecular chaperone DnaK; this encodes MGRTIGIDLGTTNSVMAVMEGGEPTIIPNAEGSRLTPSVVAINPKTGERLVGQIAKRQAVTNPENTIFSIKRFMGRRFDDPEVQKAMKIVPYKIRQAANGGVEVKMGDRWYTPQEISAMILQKLKADAEAYLGETVDSAVITVPAYFNDSQRQATKDAGTIAGLNVKRIINEPTAASMAYGLDKKSEEEIAVYDLGGGTYDISILAIGEGVFEVKATNGDTYLGGDDFDNRIIDWLIEEFRRDQGIDLRQDRMALQRLKEAAERAKIELSTTQQTEINLPFITADASGPKHLIITLTRSKLEQLVGDLVERTIPPMEQALKDAGYSKSDIDEVLLVGGQTRMPLVQETVRKFFGKEPHKGINPDEVVAIGAAIQAGVLSGEVKDVLLLDVTPLTLSIETLGGVATPLIPRNTTIPTRRSQVFTTAADNQTQVEIHVVQGERPMASENKTLARFILDGIPPAPRGVPQIEVTFDIDANGILNVSAKDLATGREQKVTITASSGLSKEEVERLVREAEQHRAEDQRRKELVEARNIADSLIYQTEKVLREHGDRINESLKSDIQRKIEDLRQAMAGEDIGRIRTATDELARASQQIGAQMYGQQATGTYGPEPGGQQGPQGGQGKGPDDGTIEGEFREV
- the dnaJ gene encoding molecular chaperone DnaJ — protein: MDSRTKRDYYEILGVPRNASEEEIRRAYRRLARQYHPDVNKEPDAEAKFKEINEAYQVLSDAEKRAMYDRFGHEGVGNGGFGSYDFTGSPFGFGIETIFENLFGASTRRTRSPRKGNDLRYRLTLTFEEAVFGTTKEIEITRRTVCPRCQGTRAEPGSSPSRCPTCGGSGEVRRMQSTLIGQFVTVTQCNTCQGEGVVITNPCRECRGQGWVTAPRRLEVRVPAGIDESFHLRLSGEGEPGDPGAPSGDLFIEFDIKPHPLFRRVGRDIHLEMPINIVQAALGDTIDIPTLEGTAEVRVEPGTQTGDTIRLRGKGVPSLRGSGRGDQVVTFRVVVPRHLNEKQKQLLRQLGDTLEKPQPEQGEKGFFDRLRESLGL
- the rsfS gene encoding ribosome silencing factor; protein product: MVTADSTQIQPETLARELVDVASERKASDIVLLDLRGVSIIADFFVICSGSSERQINALSQALVERADEMGVPTRRIEGSSASGWVLIDFLDVMVHIFAPEQRAFYKLDELWKEAKPLLLIQ